The proteins below come from a single Chryseobacterium capnotolerans genomic window:
- a CDS encoding M1 family aminopeptidase: MKKIYLLVLSLLITQQVYSQKQDYQHIEMKGLAEKEMKSFTQKMGIGSVNPNTLNYDLQYQRMDIDIDPAVYYISGSVTSHFKPNQNLGSIYFDLTNLLTVSQVQYHGSNLPFQQLSTQEIKIDFPTSLSANVLDSLTIHYSGAPANNTVKIGTQGPNIPVFSTLNEPYGAQDWFPTKQSLNDKIEKFDFKITTPSQYSVAANGKLMSEIISATTGKKLTFWRTMYPTTAYLVALSITNFAKMNSTIGNPPFPFVNYIYPSTAGDPVKISNIEWTKQVMDIFETYLGPYPFRNEKYGHMEYLNGGGMEHQTMSSMSGWTKSLIAHELAHQWFGDKVTCGAWNDIWLNEGFATFGEHIANEKLIMTHDEFMNYLVNQTDLITNTVDGAIYVPDSGLNNIYRIFDSRLSYAKGGYALRMIKWILGDDVFYQALKDYHGRPALAYNYVRTADFNSSLLQSTGKDFTEFFKDWIYGEGYPTYMIKWKQAGNQIGFVVSQTQSSPTVSFFEMPLPVKVNGTGGQTAYLVLNNTSNNQYFAENISFPIASVEFNYEHQILENNSIVVQDNTLHVSSAEMEGFDLYPNPAKNELYLKRIDKPTEFSIHAIDGKLVRKAIYQPGKAIQIGELIPGAYVITVNGKYIKFIKD; encoded by the coding sequence ATGAAAAAAATTTACCTTCTGGTGCTGAGTTTGTTAATTACTCAGCAGGTTTATAGTCAAAAACAGGATTATCAGCATATTGAAATGAAAGGATTGGCTGAAAAAGAAATGAAATCCTTCACCCAAAAAATGGGAATTGGAAGTGTGAATCCGAATACTCTGAATTACGATTTACAATATCAGAGAATGGACATAGATATTGATCCTGCTGTATATTATATTTCCGGATCTGTGACTTCGCATTTCAAACCCAATCAGAATTTGGGAAGTATTTATTTTGATCTTACCAATCTTCTAACGGTTTCCCAGGTACAATACCATGGCAGCAATCTCCCATTTCAGCAGCTTTCTACCCAGGAGATTAAAATTGATTTTCCGACCTCTCTATCAGCCAATGTTTTGGATTCATTAACCATTCATTATTCGGGAGCTCCGGCAAACAATACGGTGAAGATTGGAACTCAGGGACCTAATATACCTGTTTTCTCCACTTTAAATGAACCTTATGGGGCACAGGATTGGTTTCCTACCAAACAAAGTCTAAATGATAAGATTGAGAAATTTGATTTTAAAATCACCACACCATCACAATATAGTGTAGCAGCCAACGGAAAATTGATGTCTGAAATCATTTCGGCAACAACCGGAAAAAAACTGACTTTCTGGAGAACAATGTATCCTACTACTGCTTATCTTGTCGCGCTATCTATTACAAACTTTGCAAAAATGAATAGCACCATTGGAAACCCTCCTTTTCCATTTGTTAATTATATTTATCCATCAACAGCCGGAGATCCGGTAAAAATATCCAATATTGAATGGACAAAACAAGTAATGGATATTTTTGAAACGTATTTGGGACCTTATCCTTTCCGGAATGAAAAATATGGGCATATGGAATACCTTAATGGAGGTGGAATGGAACATCAGACCATGTCTTCCATGAGTGGTTGGACTAAGTCTCTGATTGCCCATGAACTTGCTCATCAATGGTTTGGAGATAAAGTAACTTGTGGAGCATGGAATGATATATGGCTGAATGAAGGTTTTGCAACTTTTGGTGAACACATTGCCAATGAAAAACTGATTATGACTCATGATGAGTTTATGAATTATCTTGTCAATCAAACAGATTTAATTACCAATACTGTAGATGGAGCTATTTATGTTCCCGATTCGGGATTAAATAATATCTACAGAATTTTTGACAGCAGGTTGTCTTATGCAAAAGGAGGTTATGCTTTAAGGATGATAAAATGGATCTTAGGTGATGATGTTTTTTATCAGGCACTTAAAGATTATCATGGAAGACCTGCTTTGGCCTACAACTATGTGAGAACGGCAGATTTTAATAGTTCTTTACTTCAGTCTACCGGAAAAGATTTTACAGAATTTTTTAAAGACTGGATTTATGGAGAAGGATATCCAACCTATATGATAAAGTGGAAGCAAGCGGGAAATCAGATAGGGTTTGTTGTTTCCCAGACCCAGAGCAGTCCTACAGTCAGCTTTTTTGAGATGCCTCTGCCTGTAAAAGTAAATGGAACAGGTGGGCAAACGGCTTATTTGGTACTGAATAATACTTCTAACAATCAATATTTTGCTGAAAATATATCGTTTCCTATAGCGAGTGTTGAGTTTAATTATGAACATCAAATTCTGGAAAATAATTCTATTGTGGTTCAGGATAATACTTTACATGTATCATCTGCAGAAATGGAGGGCTTTGATTTATATCCTAATCCGGCAAAAAATGAACTTTACTTAAAAAGAATAGACAAACCAACAGAATTTTCTATTCATGCTATTGATGGAAAATTGGTGCGAAAAGCTATTTATCAACCAGGAAAAGCGATACAGATTGGTGAACTGATTCCTGGAGCCTATGTGATTACTGTGAACGGAAAGTATATTAAGTTCATTAAAGATTAA
- the dacB gene encoding D-alanyl-D-alanine carboxypeptidase/D-alanyl-D-alanine endopeptidase, with protein MSCQFLQNNAGKSGIPVTGKVSAKMTDPTPENRKMISAYKSPTLSDIVYYTNQHSDNSLAEALLRTVGFQKLGDQTSESGRIVVTDHLKDAGFDMLGLNYIDGSGLSRSNNVTPISQVKFLTSLMDEKYYRSYLTSLPIGGQSGTLKRMFLGTGNGQVFAKTGTLNKVKTLAGYLKTNSGKTLVFSLMVNNYSGSVDMVKKRMEKILEPALDL; from the coding sequence ATATCTTGCCAATTCCTTCAGAACAACGCTGGTAAAAGTGGAATTCCTGTTACCGGAAAAGTATCTGCAAAAATGACAGATCCAACTCCGGAAAACAGAAAAATGATCTCTGCTTACAAATCTCCAACATTAAGTGATATTGTGTATTATACCAATCAGCATAGCGATAATTCTTTAGCAGAAGCTTTATTAAGAACAGTAGGATTCCAGAAATTGGGAGATCAGACTTCAGAATCTGGAAGAATTGTAGTGACAGATCACTTAAAGGATGCAGGTTTTGATATGTTAGGTCTTAATTATATAGATGGAAGCGGACTTTCAAGAAGCAATAACGTAACTCCCATTTCCCAGGTGAAGTTTTTAACTTCTTTAATGGATGAAAAATATTACAGATCTTATTTAACGTCTTTACCTATCGGCGGACAGTCCGGGACATTGAAAAGAATGTTCCTTGGAACCGGTAACGGACAGGTTTTTGCGAAAACAGGGACATTAAATAAAGTGAAAACGTTGGCAGGTTATCTGAAAACAAATTCCGGTAAAACCTTAGTTTTTTCTCTGATGGTGAATAACTATTCAGGATCAGTGGATATGGTGAAGAAAAGAATGGAAAAGATTCTTGAGCCAGCTCTGGATCTTTAG
- a CDS encoding D-alanyl-D-alanine carboxypeptidase, which yields MVNFRKYISSAAVLASGFFLAQSTVSTVLYSQNYDNQKNSLNLPSPASSMERSVLSAKELVDINVNTMMADPVLKNATWGFVVYDPKTKKVISSYNENSPLVPASTTKLLTTETALNLLGENYRWITQLEYAGTVDENGTLNGNLYIVGSGDPSLGTNKAGAGSYRDIISDFIGGLSREGIRKVNGDIIIQTALFKGNIAMLPENVVWLENNNYYLPAGTTRAINPANEKLIVKKSGFSTEKKFFYVSPYAHQMVYAEKYDGDGVLTTKLPDAPAYLANSFRTTLVKVEFLLPEKYLQK from the coding sequence ATGGTAAATTTCAGAAAATATATTTCAAGTGCAGCGGTATTGGCTTCCGGTTTTTTCCTGGCTCAATCTACCGTTTCTACTGTTCTTTACTCTCAGAATTACGACAATCAGAAAAACAGCTTAAATCTTCCGTCGCCAGCGAGTTCGATGGAGAGAAGCGTTTTGTCGGCTAAAGAACTTGTAGACATTAATGTGAACACAATGATGGCGGATCCTGTGCTGAAAAATGCAACCTGGGGGTTCGTTGTGTATGATCCGAAAACGAAGAAGGTCATTTCTTCGTATAATGAAAACTCACCGCTGGTTCCGGCTTCTACCACAAAATTACTGACCACTGAAACAGCATTGAATCTGCTGGGTGAAAACTACCGTTGGATTACTCAGCTTGAGTATGCAGGTACAGTGGATGAAAATGGTACTTTAAATGGAAATTTGTATATCGTAGGAAGTGGAGATCCTTCTTTAGGAACGAATAAAGCAGGAGCAGGATCTTACAGAGATATTATTTCAGATTTCATAGGCGGACTTTCACGTGAGGGAATCAGAAAGGTAAATGGTGATATTATCATTCAGACAGCGCTTTTCAAAGGCAATATTGCAATGCTTCCGGAAAATGTTGTATGGTTGGAAAACAATAATTATTATTTGCCTGCAGGAACCACTCGCGCTATTAATCCGGCTAATGAAAAGCTGATTGTAAAGAAATCCGGCTTCTCTACAGAAAAGAAGTTTTTCTACGTTTCACCTTATGCTCATCAAATGGTATATGCTGAAAAGTATGACGGAGACGGAGTTTTAACAACAAAACTTCCTGATGCGCCAGCATATCTTGCCAATTCCTTCAGAACAACGCTGGTAAAAGTGGAATTCCTGTTACCGGAAAAGTATCTGCAAAAATGA